In a single window of the Thermofilum uzonense genome:
- a CDS encoding radical SAM protein, with protein MGLVEYLRPDAFTVWLNEEVRHRLSHYYAVLKGERPAKYRVAKRVKADFELRMTLEELYEVHQLVSKEFQEEYLDLLDRKVELSSKTPEKSYLDLKIEILRRIIAKCHLCEWRCGVDRASGMKGVCGLDSRVRVASAFLHMGEEAPLVPSGTIFFTGCSFKCVFCQNWDISTKPENGVEVSPEELAEIAVQLYLRGARNINYVGGNPDQQAHVIVESLKYMDVDVPLLWNSNMYMTMELLEILYDLIDIWLPDLKYGNNECARRLSRVPRYFEVVTRNIKYVCDRGGDIIIRHLVLPGHVKCCTRPVLEWISKNCPRSLVNLMEQYRPDHLVAREPNRWPEIARRPSAEELEEAYRYADELGICWRPVS; from the coding sequence ATGGGTCTAGTCGAGTATCTACGGCCCGACGCGTTTACTGTATGGCTAAACGAGGAAGTTAGGCACAGGCTAAGCCACTACTACGCGGTCTTGAAGGGGGAGAGACCTGCAAAATATCGTGTAGCGAAGAGGGTTAAGGCGGATTTTGAACTTAGGATGACTTTAGAAGAGCTCTACGAAGTTCATCAGCTCGTCTCTAAAGAGTTTCAAGAAGAATACCTTGATCTTCTCGATAGAAAAGTTGAGTTGTCGTCGAAGACCCCCGAGAAATCCTACCTGGACTTAAAGATTGAAATACTGAGAAGAATTATAGCTAAGTGTCACCTCTGTGAGTGGCGTTGCGGAGTAGATAGGGCCTCCGGCATGAAAGGGGTTTGCGGGCTTGACTCAAGGGTTAGAGTGGCCTCCGCCTTCCTCCACATGGGTGAAGAGGCCCCCTTGGTCCCTTCGGGGACGATATTCTTCACGGGCTGCAGCTTCAAGTGTGTTTTCTGCCAGAATTGGGATATCTCGACGAAGCCCGAGAATGGTGTTGAGGTTTCGCCGGAGGAGCTTGCTGAGATCGCGGTTCAACTCTATCTACGGGGGGCTAGGAACATCAATTACGTGGGGGGGAATCCAGACCAGCAGGCTCACGTAATTGTAGAGTCGCTAAAATACATGGACGTAGACGTCCCCTTGCTTTGGAACTCGAATATGTACATGACCATGGAGCTGCTAGAGATATTATACGACTTGATAGACATATGGCTTCCAGACCTCAAGTACGGAAATAACGAGTGTGCCCGTAGACTTTCACGAGTGCCAAGATACTTTGAAGTTGTAACGAGAAACATCAAGTATGTCTGTGACAGGGGAGGAGACATCATCATTAGACACCTAGTACTTCCCGGTCACGTAAAATGCTGTACGAGACCGGTTCTAGAATGGATATCCAAGAATTGCCCCCGCTCTCTCGTCAATCTCATGGAACAGTACCGGCCCGACCATTTAGTCGCGCGCGAGCCTAACAGGTGGCCCGAGATAGCCAGGAGGCCAAGCGCTGAAGAGCTAGAAGAGGCGTATAGATATGCCGATGAGCTGGGCATTTGCTGGCGACCAGTCAGTTAA